In Oscillatoria acuminata PCC 6304, a single window of DNA contains:
- a CDS encoding IS5 family transposase: MYRKSQKALGPEGAFELPFEGQLCEENRWIVLSKLIPWSEFEAEYAQNFSEDMGAPAKSFRIALAALIIKEKLKLSDRETVEQIQENPYLQYFIGRNSYQNEAPFDPSMMVHFRQRISPALLQKINRRIVQQSLEFKPEDPSTKKLEDAENPPGNRGRLLMDATVAPADIKYPTDVELLNQARKTTELIIDLLYKSLKDNLDKKPRTYREKARKDYLNFAKKRKSSGKERKEAVKKQLQYIKRNLGHIDKLMEKGASLELISKRRYRNLLVSAEIYRQQDLMWSNNQKRIDNRIVSLTQPHVRPIVRGKAGSPTEFGAKLSVSCVEGYVLLEKISWENYNESGDFISQVEAYKELTGFYPESVHADKIYRTRVNRAWCKERGIRLSGPPLGRPRTQVSLQDKKQAQKDERIRNEIEGKFGQGKRRFSLNLVMSKLSQTSETSINLTFLVLNLVKLLRQFYCLFLCQFFQFLVILCRSINFSYELKNRSKALFIGEGRGASCSFTPPAFYNFFSKP, encoded by the coding sequence ATGTATCGAAAATCACAAAAAGCCCTGGGGCCAGAAGGAGCCTTTGAACTTCCCTTTGAGGGCCAGCTGTGTGAAGAGAATCGTTGGATAGTTCTATCGAAGCTAATTCCCTGGTCTGAATTTGAGGCAGAATATGCCCAGAATTTCTCAGAAGACATGGGAGCGCCAGCCAAATCTTTTAGGATAGCCCTGGCCGCTTTAATCATCAAAGAAAAATTGAAGCTCAGTGACCGAGAAACCGTTGAACAAATCCAAGAAAATCCTTATTTACAGTATTTTATTGGGCGAAATAGCTATCAGAATGAAGCACCTTTTGACCCTTCAATGATGGTTCATTTTCGTCAAAGAATTAGTCCGGCTCTGCTTCAAAAAATCAATCGGAGAATTGTTCAACAAAGCCTAGAATTTAAGCCGGAGGACCCCAGCACAAAAAAGTTAGAAGACGCCGAAAACCCGCCAGGAAATAGAGGCCGGCTATTAATGGATGCAACGGTTGCTCCTGCCGATATCAAATACCCCACGGATGTGGAGCTGTTAAATCAAGCGAGAAAAACCACCGAACTGATCATAGACCTATTATATAAGTCCCTGAAGGATAACCTAGACAAAAAACCAAGAACTTACAGGGAAAAGGCTAGAAAAGATTATTTAAATTTTGCCAAAAAGAGGAAGTCCTCTGGAAAAGAAAGGAAAGAAGCCGTTAAAAAACAACTGCAATATATCAAGCGGAATTTGGGACATATTGACAAGTTAATGGAGAAAGGAGCCAGTCTAGAACTCATAAGCAAAAGGCGATACAGGAATTTATTAGTCTCCGCCGAAATTTATCGTCAACAGGATTTGATGTGGTCAAATAATCAAAAAAGAATCGACAATCGGATTGTCAGTTTAACACAACCTCATGTCCGTCCAATCGTCCGAGGTAAAGCAGGAAGTCCTACGGAATTCGGAGCGAAGTTATCAGTTAGTTGTGTAGAAGGATATGTATTACTCGAAAAAATTAGCTGGGAAAACTATAATGAAAGTGGAGATTTTATTAGTCAAGTAGAGGCGTACAAAGAATTGACGGGATTTTACCCGGAATCGGTTCACGCCGATAAAATTTATCGCACCCGAGTCAATAGAGCTTGGTGTAAAGAAAGAGGAATTAGACTCAGCGGTCCGCCATTAGGTAGACCGCGAACCCAAGTTAGCCTTCAAGATAAAAAACAAGCACAAAAAGACGAGCGCATTCGCAATGAAATTGAAGGGAAATTTGGACAGGGTAAAAGAAGATTCAGTCTGAATCTAGTCATGTCTAAACTATCTCAGACTTCAGAAACCTCTATTAACCTTACGTTTTTAGTGCTCAACCTGGTAAAACTGCTCAGGCAGTTTTACTGTCTTTTTTTGTGTCAATTTTTCCAATTTCTTGTAATTTTATGCCGAAGCATTAATTTTAGCTATGAATTGAAGAATCGAAGTAAAGCCCTGTTTATTGGTGAAGGAAGAGGGGCCTCTTGTTCATTTACCCCCCCTGCTTTTTATAACTTTTTCAGCAAACCCTAA
- a CDS encoding PEP-CTERM sorting domain-containing protein codes for MNFQRNILSVAAATTFFSLASVAPADAFTFGNSGILFDTDTTIDFNFVQSHGWWFGDFGVKDLSTGLETLLISETLNANFGSGLENDSKGTAGTGLAVENAFSSFTFKADTEYSLVLNSYHVTQSRTRGDLANTVYSTSALNNPFNDPRWNKQVTIGDNNYDPLFNDRTVKASDRVLFEGDLFSGLKLFFEDNGLFGDHDYDDFIVSAKLAQVSVPEPASLLGLGLVAGAMAFSRRRKEGQAS; via the coding sequence ATGAACTTCCAACGAAACATTCTATCTGTAGCAGCAGCAACCACTTTCTTCAGCCTAGCCTCTGTAGCACCTGCCGACGCTTTTACATTTGGCAACAGCGGCATCCTGTTCGATACCGATACGACTATTGACTTTAACTTTGTTCAATCCCACGGGTGGTGGTTCGGTGACTTCGGGGTTAAAGATCTATCTACTGGATTAGAAACGCTTCTGATTTCTGAAACTCTCAATGCCAATTTCGGAAGTGGGCTGGAGAATGACAGTAAAGGAACAGCAGGTACTGGTCTGGCAGTTGAGAATGCCTTTTCGAGTTTCACCTTCAAGGCAGATACGGAATACTCTTTGGTTCTGAACAGCTACCATGTAACACAAAGTCGCACTCGTGGAGATCTAGCTAATACGGTTTACTCCACCAGTGCGCTCAATAACCCGTTCAATGACCCGAGGTGGAATAAGCAGGTAACCATAGGCGACAATAACTACGATCCGCTTTTCAATGACAGAACTGTCAAGGCAAGCGATCGCGTCTTGTTTGAAGGTGACTTGTTCTCGGGTCTCAAGTTGTTCTTTGAAGATAACGGTCTTTTTGGAGATCACGACTACGATGACTTTATCGTGTCAGCTAAATTAGCTCAAGTATCTGTACCTGAACCCGCCAGCTTACTTGGTTTAGGACTCGTAGCGGGTGCGATGGCTTTCTCCCGACGTCGAAAAGAAGGTCAAGCCTCCTAA
- a CDS encoding S1 RNA-binding domain-containing protein yields MNSNSSRSQKAQPSFSAEDFAKALEQQDYDFRKGQKVRGKAFEYVSEGAYIDIGGKSAAFLPLAEASVKPVSNLAEIVPIDEERDFLIVSEPNDEGQVKVSIRQMELRKVWEHLAQVQENNESVPVRVIGVNKGGVTVNVEGLRGFIPRSHLSERGNLEQLIGQNLSATILEADRDRNKLVLSQRLQARAKRMGQLVVGQLVEGEVVGLKPFGVFVDLNGVTGLLHINQISQKYVASLQTVFQVGQPIKVVIAELDEWKGRISLTTKVLENYPGEILEKMDEVMATAEERRSAKSETETAAPST; encoded by the coding sequence CGAACAACAAGATTATGACTTTCGTAAAGGTCAGAAAGTCCGTGGTAAAGCCTTTGAATATGTTTCTGAAGGGGCCTATATTGATATTGGGGGTAAATCGGCAGCCTTTCTCCCCTTGGCGGAAGCTTCTGTAAAGCCGGTCAGCAATCTGGCGGAAATTGTACCGATCGACGAGGAACGGGACTTTTTAATCGTCAGCGAACCGAATGACGAAGGTCAAGTCAAGGTGTCAATTCGCCAGATGGAATTGCGGAAAGTCTGGGAGCATTTAGCTCAGGTGCAAGAGAATAATGAATCGGTGCCAGTCCGGGTGATTGGTGTGAATAAGGGTGGGGTCACGGTTAATGTGGAAGGGTTGCGCGGTTTTATTCCGCGATCGCACCTCAGCGAGCGAGGGAATTTGGAGCAGCTCATCGGGCAGAATCTGAGTGCTACGATTTTGGAGGCCGATCGCGATCGGAATAAGTTGGTGCTATCTCAGCGCCTACAAGCTCGTGCCAAGCGCATGGGTCAACTGGTCGTGGGTCAACTAGTGGAAGGTGAAGTGGTGGGACTCAAGCCATTTGGGGTCTTTGTAGACCTGAATGGAGTGACGGGGTTGCTCCATATCAATCAGATCAGTCAAAAATATGTGGCGTCTCTCCAGACGGTGTTTCAAGTCGGACAACCCATTAAAGTCGTGATTGCGGAGTTGGATGAGTGGAAAGGGCGGATTTCTCTGACTACGAAGGTGTTAGAGAATTATCCAGGGGAGATTCTGGAGAAAATGGATGAGGTGATGGCGACGGCGGAAGAACGGCGATCGGCAAAGAGTGAAACCGAGACTGCCGCACCATCCACCTAG